From a single Stackebrandtia endophytica genomic region:
- a CDS encoding sensor histidine kinase — translation MTRPTEPAARPIVRVVRIGQHVIAVALAVTGAARAITQGTPVGVAAFTGVVLLAWYIAGVRLVGRRPPASVWLLVFGVLWVAAVVVSAEFMWLAFLLWLLAGYLLSSWRAVGFSVAVFAVVVGAPLLHYGTTSYASILGPLIGGVFAFGISRGYLELLRDAEEREQLVSSLTRTQREMAELQDELASAQRHSGAIAERTRLSRDIHDTVAQALSSIRLLAHAAADRTEDPAAQRTLHQVETLAQDGIGDVRRIVTALAPTELDDALATALTRMLDRLREQTGIATEVHVDESLPVLPTGVEVALLRTAQSALANVRLHSGAERVVVSLIDADDAVRLDIIDDGRGFDATAWDAAPASPDSSYGLRFMRARLRELGGGLEVESQPGEGTALSAHLPIHSTSEEH, via the coding sequence GTGACTCGACCGACGGAACCGGCCGCACGACCGATCGTTCGGGTCGTGCGGATCGGTCAGCACGTGATCGCGGTGGCGTTGGCCGTCACCGGCGCCGCTCGCGCCATCACCCAGGGCACTCCGGTCGGCGTCGCTGCGTTCACCGGCGTGGTGCTGCTGGCCTGGTACATCGCCGGGGTGCGACTGGTTGGACGGCGCCCACCGGCCTCGGTGTGGCTGTTGGTGTTCGGGGTCCTATGGGTGGCCGCGGTCGTGGTCTCGGCGGAGTTCATGTGGCTGGCGTTCCTGCTGTGGCTGCTGGCCGGGTACCTGTTGTCGAGCTGGCGGGCGGTCGGTTTCTCGGTGGCGGTGTTCGCCGTCGTCGTCGGCGCGCCGCTGCTGCACTACGGCACAACCAGCTACGCGAGCATCCTCGGCCCGCTGATCGGCGGGGTCTTCGCCTTCGGTATCTCACGTGGCTACCTGGAACTGCTGCGCGACGCCGAGGAGCGCGAACAACTGGTGTCCTCGTTGACCCGAACGCAGCGGGAGATGGCCGAACTTCAGGACGAACTCGCCTCGGCGCAACGACACTCCGGTGCCATCGCCGAACGCACCCGGTTGTCCCGCGACATCCACGACACGGTCGCGCAGGCGTTGTCGTCGATCCGGTTGCTGGCGCACGCCGCCGCCGACCGCACCGAGGACCCGGCCGCGCAGCGCACCCTCCATCAGGTGGAAACCCTTGCCCAGGACGGGATCGGTGACGTCCGCCGGATCGTCACCGCGCTGGCTCCCACCGAATTGGACGATGCCCTCGCCACCGCGTTGACGCGGATGCTCGACCGGTTGCGGGAACAGACCGGGATCGCCACCGAGGTCCACGTCGACGAGAGCCTCCCGGTGCTGCCCACCGGGGTCGAGGTCGCGTTGCTGCGGACGGCGCAGTCGGCCCTGGCCAACGTCCGGTTGCATTCGGGGGCCGAGCGGGTCGTGGTCAGCCTGATCGACGCCGACGACGCGGTCCGGCTCGACATCATCGACGACGGCCGGGGGTTCGACGCGACCGCCTGGGACGCGGCACCGGCGTCACCGGATTCCAGCTACGGACTGCGTTTCATGCGGGCCCGGTTGC